In Chitinophaga sp. H8, the sequence GCAAATGGATGGGGTGAGGGATACTTAGGTAATTTTAATACAACCGCTGCATTTATTGCAGAAGCGGTATTAACCTTTCTGTTCCTGTTTGTAATTTTTGCGGTTACTTCCAAATGGGGTAACAGTACCATGGCAGGCCTGGCCATCGGTGTTACACTGATGCTGATACACCTGGTGGCTATCCCGATCACAGGTACTTCAGTAAACCCTGCACGTAGTTTTGGGCCTGCTATTTTTGCTGGCGGAAAAGCATTGCAGCAATTGTGGTTGTTTATAGTAGCACCGATTGCAGGTGGTATTGTAGCCGCTATAGTATGGAAAGGATTGTTTAATGAAGCTAAAAGCTAAAAATATAAAATGAATTATTAGCCAGGTGGTGCCAGTGAGCAGCCACCTGGCTTTTTTTATGCCATTTCTTTAACCTGCATTTTATCATTGTTAAATGGTGATGAATACCCTAAATTAGAACTATGCAAAAAGCTATTCCTTCCAGATTTTCCGGTTTAACCAATGATGAAGTATTGCAGGAAAGACGCCGTTCCGGTAGTAATGTAATGGACCATAAAGAAAAGAGCGCGGTCGCGGCAGCGTTGGAAGAAACGATTACCGAGCCGATGTTTATTCTATTACTGGCAGCGGGGATTATTTATTTCCTGTTGGGCGAAACCGGGGAAGGTATTTTTATGTTGGTGGCCATATTAGTAGTATCTGCCATTTCCTTTTACCAGAACTCCAGAAGCCGTAACGCGCTGGATGCCCTGAAACAACTGACTGCTCCCCTCGTAAAAGTGATCCGTAACGGACAGCAGGTAGAAATAACGGCCAAAGAACTGGTAATCGGAGATATTATTATCCTGGAAGAAGGCGTGCAGGTACCTGCAGATGCGCTGATCCTGCAGGCAAATGATTTTGCTGTGAATGAATCGGTGCTAACAGGAGAGGCCTTTGCTGTAAATAAAGATGAGCACCAGGAAAATGCTACGGTATACCAGGGCACTGCGGTAGTAAGCGGACTGGCTATCTGCCGGGTAACACATACCGGAAATCATACTGCACTAGGAAAGATAGGGCATGCCCTGCAGGACATCAAGGAGGAGAAATCACCTCTGCAACAGAAGATCAGCCGTTTTGTAACTATGATGGCGATTGCTGGTGGTGTAATATTCCTCCTGGTATGGGGCATTAATTATTTTGATTCTCATGATGTGCTGGATAGCCTGTTAAAAGGTCTTACCCTGGCGATGTCTGTATTACCGGAAGAGATTCCCGTGGCCTTTACCACCTTTGTAGCCATTGGCGCCTGGAGGTTGATGAAAATGGGCATTATTGTAAAGCAAACCCAAACAGTGGAAACACTGGGGAGTGCCAGCGTTATTTGCTCAGATAAAACGGGAACGATTACGGAAAACAGGATGCAGCTGGCAGCAGTTTACATTGCCGCCACCCGGCAAGTGCTGGAACATCAGCAATGGACAAACGAAACGGCGGGACAGCTGATCACCACCGCCATGTGGGCCAGCGAGCCTATTCCCTTTGACCCGATGGAAAAAGCGTTGCATGAAGCTTACAGTGCGCTGGCTACGGAGGATGAAAGACCCGCTTATGCGATGGTACATGAATATCCGCTGGGAGGAAAACCTCCTATGATGACCCACATATTTGCTGATAAAACAGGGAAAAGGATCATTGCTGCGAAAGGCGCACCGGAAGCTATCCTGCAATGCTGCCATTTGCCGGAAGAAGAGCGGCAGCATGTTATCGCAGTGGCAGAAGAGCTGGCCGGAAATGGTTACCGCTTGTTAGGCGTGGCACAAAGCCCTTTTGAAGGAACTGATTTCCCGGCTACCCAGCAGGAATTGCCATTTGTTTTCATGGGGTTGGTAGCATTTTATGATCCGCCTAAAGCCAATATCACCACCGTATTCCGCCAGTTTTATGATGCCGGTATAGCGGTAAAAATCATTACAGGGGATAGCACTGCTACTACCCTGGCCATTGCCAGGCAGGCCGGATTGGCCGGTACAGAGCAAGCACTTACCGGAGAAGAATTATTACGGTTGTCGCCCCAGGATTTGCAGCGTACCGTTCAGGAGGTGAATGTTTTTACCCGCATGTTTCCCGAAGCCAAACTACGTATTATAAACGCCTTGAAAGAAAATCAACAGATAGTAGCGATGACAGGAGATGGTGTGAATGATGCGCCTGCATTAAAGGCGGCCCATATCGGAATCGCTATGGGGCATAAAGGGACGGAAATAGCGAAGCGGGCAGCAGCATTGGTACTGGCAGACGATGACCTGTCTAAAATGGTGGATGCGATCAAAATGGGCCGCAAAATTTACAGCAACCTGAAAAAGGCGATTCAATATATCCTGTCTATTCACATTCCCATTATTTTAACGGTTACCATTCCCTTGCTGCTGGGTTGGGTGTATCCCAATATTTTCACCCCCGTGCATGTCATCTTCCTGGAACTTATCATGGGGCCTACCTGCTCTATTGTGTATGAGAACGAACCGCCGGAGAAGAATACCATGCTGCAACCACCACGGCCTTATTCCAAAACCTTTTTGTCGCTGGGTGAACTGGGAATCAGTATTGTACAGGGGCTGATCATTACCTTGGGTACACTATTTATTTATCAGTACGCTGTACAAAAAGGCTATGATGAAAACCTGACCCGTACCATGGTATTTACCACGTTGCTTACCGCCAATATTTTCCTGATGCTGGTAAATAGGTCTTTCTATTATTCCATCTTTGTGACCATCCGTTATAATAACGCCTTGCTGCGTGCAATGCTTATTGCTACCATCGCGATGCTGGCTGTTATTTTGTATGTATCACCGGTAACCACCTTTTTTAAATTTGAAAAACCTGGTTTGCAGGAATTAGGCGTATCGGTTTTAACAGGGGGAATAGCAGTAATCTGGTTTGAAATATGGAAGCTGTTAAAAAGAAGGGGGGTAAAACAATCATTGCCTGCGGATAAGGCAATGATTGACTAGTAATACTGCCTTTTGGGGGGTGTTGTTTGTTCATCTTCCTCGTGATCTGTTATTTCACGGGTATCTGATACTTCTTCTGTTTGTTCAAAAGCACCTCCTGAACCATCTGAAATAATTTCATCGATCTCCGCGGGAGGCATTTGTTTTGTGGCAGGAGGCGCCGTTTTCCCTCCTTCGTTTTTTTCCTGCATGTAAATATCATGCATGATTCTTTCCGTCATCATAAAATCAGTTATTATTTAAATGTCTGATACGAAGATACAAAACTAGCTGATTATGGGAAGGAGGGGAAACGGTAATTATTGTAAAATTAATGTGATATCATATTTTCCTTTGTCCCCCGTTTAATTGGCCGAAACGGGGGACTACCCCAGTATTTTAAACTCCTGTTTAATATTTTTGATGGCATACCTTACCAGAGAGTTATGCCCTGACAGGTTTAGTTTTTTTGAAATGTTGTGCCGGTGATTTTCTACAGTTTTAAGACTGATGTTGAGTGATCCGGCTATTTCTTTTGTACTCATTCCTTCCGCGATCATGGTAATAATTTTAAACTCTGTTTTGCTCAGTTTATTGTTTATTTCCTGTGGAATAACCGGAACAGAAATAATGGTGGTGTGTTTGTTTTCATGTGTTGACCTGGTATTAAAAATATCAAACCTGTCCAGGCGTGATTTTATGCTCAGGAGTAGTTCCTTGCTTTTGAACGGGGCCGTCAGGTAATCGTCTGCCCCCAGGTTCATACCCATACGGATATCATCTTTACTGTCTTTGCCATTAATGAAAATGAAGGGGATATGTTTGAGTTTAAGATCGTTTCTCAGCGCTATTAAAAAATGATACCCGCTTTCATCACGCAGGTTGGTGTTGCAGATGATCAGGTCGGGTTTGTAGTGCCGGCACATTTTGATCCCTTCCCCCGAATAGGCAGTAGTATACACCTGGTAATTATCCAGGTGCAGCAATTTCTTAACCTCTCTGGTAATCACTGGATCTTCCTCAATGAGTAATATTTTATAATTTAAGTTTGTCATGATTTGTAATGGAGGCGTTTTATTCGGTAGTATAAGCGGGATAACTTATTCACCGGAAGTTGGTTGCTGATAATAATCTTCGCCTGCCGTTAGAAAGGTGGCATTGCCAGTTGAGCATAGGTGGTCGGGAAGCGGCATTGAGCGCACGCTGAAAGTGTATCGGCATCAGGATATGATTTAATAGGTAACTCCAGGTTAGTTTAACATATACAACAGGTATTGACAAACCGGTCGGCTGGTGTATGGCAGCCATGTAATGACCTTAAAGTGAATAATGATGTTGGAATATGTCGCTCCCTGATTTTATGCATGCATAGTATTTTACTTTTTTTATTATTTAATATCGTCTGTCCGTTCTCTTTTTTCGTAAATTGAATATAGTTCCAGAATAAAATCATGCAGTTTTGGTGGCCACAAAAACAGGGAGGTTCAATATTCTACACGACGGTTTATTCCTGTAAAGATGCATCAAATTAATCAGCCAGTAGATGTTCCTCTCCTACGTATTCTCAAAATAAGTGTTACCACCTATAAACATAGGTATTACTACTCATTTTTAGGGGAAATGGAAGAAAGTACTTAGATTATTGAATCTAATTGCTGAGTTTTGCGCTATTAATAAAACATAAAACGATAAAGTGAAACACCTATAAAGACAGCTGCCCCAGGTAATAACAAAGGTCCTGTTTTTATAACCACTCCCTGTATGTAACAAATCCTTACCCATGAATTAAAGTGTTAGCCATGCTGATTATTTAATGCAAGGGAAAAGCGGTACTTCAGGAGGAATACACCGGAGAGCCATATTCCTGATAAAAAACCACTCTCGCTTAGCCTGGTAACTCCTATTATGTACCAGGCACTAGCGGGAGTGATTTACACTATGCCAGAAAATGACCCTTTAATAATGATAATTTGTAATTGAAATATATGATCCGGTTTAACCGGTTTACTGTAATCAGTAATGTAAAGGTTTTCATAGGATAGCTACCCTGCTGCCTTTTCTTGGGTGGTAGTTTATAATTTAATTTCCTGTGCTTTTATTTTCTTTCCAGAAATCACCTGCTTCATAAACTGATCCATTTTATCAAATTCCCGGAACATATAATTGCTTACATCATGTCCTTTACCCTCATAAGTATAAAGTACTACCGGTTTGTGCCATGCTTTTCCCTGCTCATAAATAGTATGGGCACCAAACATCATGAGCCACCCTGCATCAACAGCACGGCAAAAGCGATGTGCGGCAGTGCCAAAAGGTACCAGCTGGTCTTTGGTGCCATGCATTAATAACATTGGTATCCAATTGTCCTGTTTCAGCGGATTCATATCAATCAGTGCACCGGCAAATACCATCGCTCCTTTAAAATGGAACTGATTGAAATACTGATACCTGTCCTGGTCACTGCTGGCAAAAGGATTGTATAATAACTGCAAAATGGTTTCTGCCCCGGCACTGCTACCTGCAATAAAGAATTTACTGGTATCTACCTGCAAGCTGGCGGCGTGGTTGGTTACATATTTAGTGGCATCAGCAGCATCCTCTACTGCTATCCGGATAGCTTTCAGCTTTTCCGGCGTAGCTGTAGTACAGCCAAAATCTTTCCCTTTCAGGTATAAACGGTAGGATATTACAAAAATGTTGTATCCTTTCCGGCGCATTCCTTCTGCAAAAGGCCGCTGATTATCCGGATGCCCACTTACAAAAGCCCCTCCATGAACAAATAAAACAGTACTGCCATTTGACTGCCCTACAGGAGCGTAATGGTCCATCCATAGGGTGTCTGTACCTTTTATGGCATAGGTAATCCGCTCCGGTTTCTCCTGTGCAAACAATTGACTGGCTACTCCTGATAATAGTACCCACAACATTGCATTAACTCTAAAGTTCATATGTGTGTTTTTTGAAAAATCACGGTTTCCAGGAGTAATAACACTGCTAAGTAAGAGCATATTCCACGGAAATGCAAGTAATCCGGTAGGTTGCCCTGGGTTTAATACTATTTTAATATACTAATGGGGTGGAGTGGGAGGGAAGTTATACATTTACACCAGTAGCTTTTTTACATATCAGTATGGATCAATTGACAGCACATTTGCAAATGAGGTTATTGGAAAAAGGGGGAGCTGTTCCCTATGAATTGCTGCTCCTGGCAGATCCTTCCAGGGAACTCATTGATAGTTATATTTTTGACAGTACCTGCTATATTGCCTACCTGGATCAGACGGCGGTAGGAGTGTATGTGTTGCAGGAGCAGGCGCATATAGCAGAAATAAAGAATATAGCAGTGCCGGAACAATACCAGGGAAAGGGAATAGGAAAGTACCTTTTACACCATGCATGCCGGATGGCAAAGGAAAAAGGATGGTCCAGGATAAGGATTGGAACCGGTAACTCCAGTGTAGGGCAGTTATATCTTTATCAGCAACAGGGATTTGAAATGACTGCTATTGTGAAGGACTTTTTTACCCGGCATTACCCTGATCCGATCTATGAAAACGGGATTGCCTGCAAGCACATGGTGTTGCTGGAAAAGATCCTGTAAACAGCTATACCGGCCATTACGAGCTGTTAAGCCTATGTTATCACCTGGCCTGATACTTGTCTTGAAATATGATAAACGGACTATAATTTGTCATATCTGCGTTGTAATTTTGAAAATTATGGTACATCTGTCGGGTAAAGTGCTTACCTGTTTTTTATGATCATTTAAAATAATCCGCGTTAATATGTATAAGAAAATCGTTTTTGCAGCTACTGCGTTGCTATGCTCTTCCTTATCTTTTGCTCAGGATAAACCAGCAGATACAGAAGTCTGGACACCTGTTCCTAAGGTAGTAACTCCCGGTAAAGCAAGTACGGAAATGCCTTCCGATGCTATCGTTTTATTTGATGGCAAAAACCTGGATCAATGGGCCAGTGTAAATGATCCACAGGCTCCGGCCAACTGGATAGTAGGCAAAGGGGTGTTTACTGTAAATAAAAAAGCAGGCAATATTCAAACTAAAAAATCATTTACGGATTACCAGCTGCATATTGAGTGGCAGGTGCCTGCTAATATTACCGGGGAAGGACAGGGACGTGGCAACAGTGGCCTGTTTCTGGCATCTACGGGTAGCGGTGATGATGGATATGAATTGCAGATACTGGATTCCTATAACAATCCTACTTACGTAAACGGACAGGCGGGCAGTATTTATAAACAAACCCCTCCACTGGTAAATGCCTGCCGTAAGCCGGGAGAATGGCAAACGTATGATGTTACCTGGACTGCTCCCCGCTTTAATGAAGATGGTACGGTTAAAACTCCCGCACGTGTTACTGTTTTGCAAAATGGTGTGCTGATCCAGAACGATACGGAGCTGCAAGGGCCTACCCAGTATATTGGTAAAGCTGCTTATAGAAAACAACATGGTGCCTGCCCGATTAAATTACAGGCGCATGGTGATAAAAGTGAGCCACTCAGTTTCCGCAATATCTGGATAAGAGAATTGTAAGGGCATTATTCCTATAAAAAAGCAGCATACCAGGTAAGTGGTATGCTGCTTTTTTTTATGCCGGTATTTACCGGAAACTTACATACATATGCTCAAAGTTCAAGGTCATTTCTCCAAAGTTCCGGATAAAATCCTGCCCTATATTGCCATAGCATTTTTCTTTGGTGCCTTCTACCGGCCTGGTTTGTACTTTTACCTGGTGCAGGGTTACTTTTTTATCACCTACATGCAGGTTAAAGTCAGGGAGGATATATACTTCTGTATTCACGACCTCGTCTGCACAACCACTTTCAATAGTGGTTAGCTGCGCCTGTTGCTGTATGAGTTGTTTATGCTTGAGTAAATAAGTGTAGAACAGGTCGGTGTGATTGGCCCCGGGATCAAATTCAAAGCAAAGGGTATCCTGGTCGGTAGCAAAGGCTACAATGGGATTAAGCCCATCCAGCGCCAGGTTGTTCAGATTGCTTTTAGCCGATTGTTGTGGTATCGTGAGTGTACCATTCTGAAATAACCGGATCTCCTTTAAGCCCGCAATTACAGGATAACCGATAATACCATTGATAGCGTAGTCTATGCCGGGAAATGCCAGCTGATTGTCGGGCAGTACGAGAAATACCACATGCTGCACTAATGCCTCGCCTATATACAAGCTATCCGCTACTGCCAGTTGAGAGTACCAGGAAGGAACTACTTCATTTTTGCCAGGTGGGTTGAGCATCCGAAGTCCCAGTTGTTTAGCAAAGCTTTGACTTACTGTACTGATGTTGGCACCAGTGTCAAAAATAAAGTTGTGTTCCTGACCACCTGTTTTTACAGGAATATTGATCAGTTTTACCTTGTCTGTTTTCCAGGGAATGGAAGTCGCTTTAGGGATATGTACTTCCTGGGGTGGGATATCAGCAAGGGTACGCCAGATATAGCTGTCATTGGCAGCATCTGCAGTTTGTGTGCTGTCGAGCACACGATGGTATTTATCCAGTAATAACCGGTTGGTTTTACCGGCAAGGCCATACTGAAATGTTTTCGCGTAATTATCTTTCTGTAAAGTTAATAACCTGGCAATAACAGTATCATTCAGGGATTGAGGATATTGCTCCAGCAGGAGATTGATATTTTGTATGGATTGCTGGTGTTGGTTAAATGCATTATTTACAAATGCAGCAAAGTAGAGGGTTTCCCTTGGGCTGATGGCAGGGCTGTTAGTTTCGATGGCAGACCTGAGCCGGAAAAAATCTTTCTGGTCCAGCAGTATGTGTAATGCTTTGGCAGCTTCCGGAGAGTCGACCGGAGGAGATGGGTGCATCATCAGCGAAATCATTAACATAATATGGAACATGGTGGTGGTTTTTGAAGGAACCTGCCACAAGACTGGTTCCCGGTAATGAACTATGTTGATTAAAAAATAGTGATCCCTGCATTCCAGCCAAACCAGGCGGTGGTATTATCCCATAATTTGAATACGTGATAGTTGCTGGAAACGGGATGCAGTTTGTATCCTGTAGTAGCCACATCCTGATCGGAATGCAGTACGGAGAAGGCTGGTCCTGCAAATACAGAAACATACTTACCCAGTTTTACATGTACATTGGCCTGTATGCGGTTGAGTGTATTCTCAAACGTCCATGTGCCGGTATAAAGGTATTGGGAGGTGAGCTCCGGGTTAAGTGTAAACATTTTACTTTTACCTAATGAAAATTCCTTTCCGATACCTGCACCAAAGGAGTACATTTTTTTATCGTTACTGAAGTTGGCGCCACTCAGCAGTATCCCGTATATTCTGGGAGTGCCGGATTTGAAAGCCACATTGGTATTCATCATTTCATTCGCGTATACAGCTACCCGGTAAAATGATTGCGGAGAAATGTTAATCAGTCCGATGCTATAGCCGGAAGTACTATCTGCAATATTGACAAGGCCTATCTGCACGCCTTTTAAATTTTTTGCGTAGTTGACGATACCTGCTATCTGCACGCCATTTACTTCTTTCCGGGCCACGCTGGCAATACCGCTGATCTGGATACCTTTCACTGGTCCGTTAACAATATTGGTGATCCCTGCCACCTGTGTACCGTTTAAGCTGTCTGTTAGCTGGTTGTATACCCCGGTGATCTGTATGCCGGTAAGCGGGCCTTTGGCGATGTTTGCCACACCACTTATTTGCGCACCATTTACAGATTGTTGCACCTCATTAAAAACGCCAGCTACTTGTACCCCTTTCACCGGCCCACCTACCAGGTTAGTGATACCAGCTAATTGTACTGCTGTCATGGATTGTTGTACGCGATTAAAAATCCCTGCTATCTGGAACCCCTGCACACGGCCACCCACCTGGTTAAAGATGCCGGCGATCTGTGCGGATTGTACATGCTGACGGTTAATATTGAAGATAGTGCCCAGCTCAAACCCGTCTACACCACCGTTATCACCACCTATTACATTAAAGGAAAAATGATTGGTACTGCCCGGCGCATATTTGCCATTGGTACCTATTCCGGGCACGAAGGAAACCTGTCCGGGCATGTTACGGTTTATACCGGTAGTATCATTTGAGGGAAGGGTAATGGAAGTGGCGGTGGCAGTATTGGCTATCTGTGTTAATAAAAAGGACGCTGCCAGGAGCTTCATCTTCAAGAGTGTCATGATTGTTTGTTTGAAAGTATGACGACTCAATAAAGCCTTACCCCTATGTGGTTGTTAAATTTACCTTATTAAAAAAACGTCAGAAGAAGCTGATACCAACATTCCAACCTATCCAGAGCCTGGCATCATTGATTGAAATAGCTGGATAATTTGGGCCTGGGATATGATACTTGTAATCCTTTACCGGTGCAGGTAATTCCTGTGAGTAAAAAGCAATGGAAGGGCCTGTAAACAAGGAGACCATCCTGTTCAGTTTTAAATGCAGGTTGGGCTCCAGACGGGACATGGCAGTAATATGCCCCCAGTCGCCCAGGTAAAGGGATTGAGAGGTGAATTCTGTAGTAAGCTCCAGCTTTTGGGACAGGGAAAATGCTTTCCCTATACCAAATCCAAAAGCGTATGCTTTATGATGTGCACTGACGGTCATACCAGCAGTTAAAATACTGTACAGTTTGCTGCTGCCGGTTTTGATAGCTACATTGAGTGGCAATACTTCATTGGCGGAAATAACTAATTTATGATAGCCTCCTTTTTTTATAATGTTAATCAGTCCGATGCTATAACCGGAAGAGCTATCTGCAATATTGACCAGCCCCAATTGCACCCCGCTGAGTTTTTTTGTATAATTAAATAATAGGCCCGTTTGTACTTTTTTAGTTTCACCTTTATTGATATTGCCTAACCCGGCCAGCTGCCAGCCATCGGCACCTTTACGGGCAATATTGAATGCAGCTGCAATCTGTACACCTTCCATAGTGCCGTCGGTTTGATTATAGATGCCTGCAATTTGTGCGCCATTCAGGTTTTCTTTCGTTACGTTGATAAATCCGGAAGTCTGTGCTCCTTCCATGTGGCCATTTACCTGGTTATAGATACCTCCCACCTGTGCGCCTTTTATATCACCTTTTATCCGGTTAATAAATCCTGAAATTTGCACACCTTCGAGAGAAGTGCCTGTTTTATTATATATACCTCCTACTTGTGCCCCTATAAAGGGGCCTTTTACCAGGTTGCTAAAGCCACTGATCTGTACCCCTTCCACACCCTGGATAGAATCCAGTACATTGTTATGTAACCCGCCTACCTGTACGCCTTTAAAGCGGCCACCTACCACATTAAAACCGCCCGCCACCTGCACATACTGCACGTCCTTTTTGTCAATGTTAAATATGGTACCTATCTCTACGCCGTCCAGTCCTGCGGTGTAGCCACCAATCATATTCAGCGAAAATTTATTGATCA encodes:
- a CDS encoding cation-translocating P-type ATPase, whose translation is MQKAIPSRFSGLTNDEVLQERRRSGSNVMDHKEKSAVAAALEETITEPMFILLLAAGIIYFLLGETGEGIFMLVAILVVSAISFYQNSRSRNALDALKQLTAPLVKVIRNGQQVEITAKELVIGDIIILEEGVQVPADALILQANDFAVNESVLTGEAFAVNKDEHQENATVYQGTAVVSGLAICRVTHTGNHTALGKIGHALQDIKEEKSPLQQKISRFVTMMAIAGGVIFLLVWGINYFDSHDVLDSLLKGLTLAMSVLPEEIPVAFTTFVAIGAWRLMKMGIIVKQTQTVETLGSASVICSDKTGTITENRMQLAAVYIAATRQVLEHQQWTNETAGQLITTAMWASEPIPFDPMEKALHEAYSALATEDERPAYAMVHEYPLGGKPPMMTHIFADKTGKRIIAAKGAPEAILQCCHLPEEERQHVIAVAEELAGNGYRLLGVAQSPFEGTDFPATQQELPFVFMGLVAFYDPPKANITTVFRQFYDAGIAVKIITGDSTATTLAIARQAGLAGTEQALTGEELLRLSPQDLQRTVQEVNVFTRMFPEAKLRIINALKENQQIVAMTGDGVNDAPALKAAHIGIAMGHKGTEIAKRAAALVLADDDLSKMVDAIKMGRKIYSNLKKAIQYILSIHIPIILTVTIPLLLGWVYPNIFTPVHVIFLELIMGPTCSIVYENEPPEKNTMLQPPRPYSKTFLSLGELGISIVQGLIITLGTLFIYQYAVQKGYDENLTRTMVFTTLLTANIFLMLVNRSFYYSIFVTIRYNNALLRAMLIATIAMLAVILYVSPVTTFFKFEKPGLQELGVSVLTGGIAVIWFEIWKLLKRRGVKQSLPADKAMID
- a CDS encoding response regulator transcription factor, with protein sequence MTNLNYKILLIEEDPVITREVKKLLHLDNYQVYTTAYSGEGIKMCRHYKPDLIICNTNLRDESGYHFLIALRNDLKLKHIPFIFINGKDSKDDIRMGMNLGADDYLTAPFKSKELLLSIKSRLDRFDIFNTRSTHENKHTTIISVPVIPQEINNKLSKTEFKIITMIAEGMSTKEIAGSLNISLKTVENHRHNISKKLNLSGHNSLVRYAIKNIKQEFKILG
- a CDS encoding alpha/beta hydrolase, whose amino-acid sequence is MNFRVNAMLWVLLSGVASQLFAQEKPERITYAIKGTDTLWMDHYAPVGQSNGSTVLFVHGGAFVSGHPDNQRPFAEGMRRKGYNIFVISYRLYLKGKDFGCTTATPEKLKAIRIAVEDAADATKYVTNHAASLQVDTSKFFIAGSSAGAETILQLLYNPFASSDQDRYQYFNQFHFKGAMVFAGALIDMNPLKQDNWIPMLLMHGTKDQLVPFGTAAHRFCRAVDAGWLMMFGAHTIYEQGKAWHKPVVLYTYEGKGHDVSNYMFREFDKMDQFMKQVISGKKIKAQEIKL
- a CDS encoding GNAT family N-acetyltransferase produces the protein MDQLTAHLQMRLLEKGGAVPYELLLLADPSRELIDSYIFDSTCYIAYLDQTAVGVYVLQEQAHIAEIKNIAVPEQYQGKGIGKYLLHHACRMAKEKGWSRIRIGTGNSSVGQLYLYQQQGFEMTAIVKDFFTRHYPDPIYENGIACKHMVLLEKIL
- a CDS encoding 3-keto-disaccharide hydrolase → MYKKIVFAATALLCSSLSFAQDKPADTEVWTPVPKVVTPGKASTEMPSDAIVLFDGKNLDQWASVNDPQAPANWIVGKGVFTVNKKAGNIQTKKSFTDYQLHIEWQVPANITGEGQGRGNSGLFLASTGSGDDGYELQILDSYNNPTYVNGQAGSIYKQTPPLVNACRKPGEWQTYDVTWTAPRFNEDGTVKTPARVTVLQNGVLIQNDTELQGPTQYIGKAAYRKQHGACPIKLQAHGDKSEPLSFRNIWIREL
- a CDS encoding retropepsin-like aspartic protease; this translates as MFHIMLMISLMMHPSPPVDSPEAAKALHILLDQKDFFRLRSAIETNSPAISPRETLYFAAFVNNAFNQHQQSIQNINLLLEQYPQSLNDTVIARLLTLQKDNYAKTFQYGLAGKTNRLLLDKYHRVLDSTQTADAANDSYIWRTLADIPPQEVHIPKATSIPWKTDKVKLINIPVKTGGQEHNFIFDTGANISTVSQSFAKQLGLRMLNPPGKNEVVPSWYSQLAVADSLYIGEALVQHVVFLVLPDNQLAFPGIDYAINGIIGYPVIAGLKEIRLFQNGTLTIPQQSAKSNLNNLALDGLNPIVAFATDQDTLCFEFDPGANHTDLFYTYLLKHKQLIQQQAQLTTIESGCADEVVNTEVYILPDFNLHVGDKKVTLHQVKVQTRPVEGTKEKCYGNIGQDFIRNFGEMTLNFEHMYVSFR
- a CDS encoding LA_2272 family surface repeat-containing protein gives rise to the protein MTLLKMKLLAASFLLTQIANTATATSITLPSNDTTGINRNMPGQVSFVPGIGTNGKYAPGSTNHFSFNVIGGDNGGVDGFELGTIFNINRQHVQSAQIAGIFNQVGGRVQGFQIAGIFNRVQQSMTAVQLAGITNLVGGPVKGVQVAGVFNEVQQSVNGAQISGVANIAKGPLTGIQITGVYNQLTDSLNGTQVAGITNIVNGPVKGIQISGIASVARKEVNGVQIAGIVNYAKNLKGVQIGLVNIADSTSGYSIGLINISPQSFYRVAVYANEMMNTNVAFKSGTPRIYGILLSGANFSNDKKMYSFGAGIGKEFSLGKSKMFTLNPELTSQYLYTGTWTFENTLNRIQANVHVKLGKYVSVFAGPAFSVLHSDQDVATTGYKLHPVSSNYHVFKLWDNTTAWFGWNAGITIF
- a CDS encoding STN and carboxypeptidase regulatory-like domain-containing protein, whose product is MRLTAGLLKACFPIVAFILFSSYCSYAQHILGKPISIEVNRQPLPDVLKLISQKGGFYFSYNNNIIKADSLVSISANNQTVKQVLDLLLEGNYQYKETGNYIILQRNAVGQQYAIYGYVVDKGSGQRIANASVYEKHQLISTLTNEQGYFRLRLKDKERYPSAMITVSKDLYTDTSLIIKPGYDQEISIAILPAKSITLTPVVITQYSQVEKTWLGRLFLSSRQRMQSLNLSKFFTEQPVQTSVTPGLGSHGKLGAQVINKFSLNMIGGYTAGLDGVEIGTIFNIDKKDVQYVQVAGGFNVVGGRFKGVQVGGLHNNVLDSIQGVEGVQISGFSNLVKGPFIGAQVGGIYNKTGTSLEGVQISGFINRIKGDIKGAQVGGIYNQVNGHMEGAQTSGFINVTKENLNGAQIAGIYNQTDGTMEGVQIAAAFNIARKGADGWQLAGLGNINKGETKKVQTGLLFNYTKKLSGVQLGLVNIADSSSGYSIGLINIIKKGGYHKLVISANEVLPLNVAIKTGSSKLYSILTAGMTVSAHHKAYAFGFGIGKAFSLSQKLELTTEFTSQSLYLGDWGHITAMSRLEPNLHLKLNRMVSLFTGPSIAFYSQELPAPVKDYKYHIPGPNYPAISINDARLWIGWNVGISFF